The following coding sequences are from one Treponema bryantii window:
- a CDS encoding immunity protein Imm33 domain-containing protein: MKNQRNLGGAVVSKNILEGYGRLKWCVRENSINDIDNGWRFFSENDTEEYLAESANLTICAWETVVKFEPFIDSIFDLPIGTELTLCNENNKKYFIDTKTGKALVS, from the coding sequence ATGAAAAATCAGCGTAATTTAGGAGGGGCGGTAGTTTCAAAAAATATTCTAGAAGGTTATGGCCGCTTAAAATGGTGTGTAAGAGAGAACTCAATAAATGATATAGATAATGGTTGGCGTTTTTTCTCTGAAAACGACACAGAAGAGTATCTAGCAGAAAGTGCAAATCTTACTATTTGTGCATGGGAAACAGTTGTAAAGTTTGAGCCTTTTATAGATTCAATTTTTGATTTACCTATTGGAACTGAATTAACCTTGTGTAATGAAAATAATAAAAAATACTTTATTGATACAAAAACAGGGAAAGCTTTAGTTAGTTGA
- a CDS encoding RHS repeat-associated core domain-containing protein gives MVYYHHIDHLGTTEVVTDENGTVVWEAGYEAIGSILNEKGDSKFTPSYTGKFFVKASGLYYFNARWYDSELGRFTVSDPIRDGVNWWNYCNVNPIVLVDWQGLSPTRDDYAYQIRTQSEKNTVDYYNSFNLETDYALQNQGYSNTGKWNNIICPQIDNNISGLFNLDFGQDYFNSSNEAAQNKQYFASFMYKLDAIGESLIDSFVAYKSAENLGSIIATFKEQFSKNKNVNEVKKPYSNSRPPYAKGPIEVINMNEVIYGN, from the coding sequence GTGGTATACTATCATCATATTGACCACCTGGGTACAACTGAAGTTGTTACAGACGAGAACGGAACTGTAGTCTGGGAAGCAGGTTATGAAGCTATCGGAAGTATTCTGAATGAAAAGGGTGATTCTAAGTTTACCCCAAGTTACACCGGTAAGTTCTTTGTTAAGGCAAGCGGTCTGTATTATTTCAATGCCCGCTGGTATGACAGTGAACTTGGACGATTTACAGTTTCTGATCCGATCCGTGATGGTGTCAATTGGTGGAATTATTGTAACGTGAATCCAATTGTACTTGTTGATTGGCAAGGTCTTTCTCCTACTAGAGATGATTATGCTTATCAAATAAGAACGCAATCTGAAAAAAATACTGTTGATTATTATAACAGTTTTAATTTGGAAACAGACTATGCATTACAGAATCAAGGATATTCAAATACCGGAAAATGGAATAACATAATCTGTCCACAAATTGATAATAATATAAGCGGATTGTTCAATCTTGATTTTGGACAAGACTATTTTAATTCTTCAAATGAAGCAGCACAGAATAAACAATATTTTGCATCTTTTATGTATAAACTAGATGCAATTGGAGAAAGTCTAATAGACAGTTTTGTAGCTTATAAAAGTGCTGAAAATTTAGGATCAATAATTGCAACATTTAAAGAACAGTTTTCTAAGAATAAAAATGTTAATGAAGTTAAAAAGCCATATTCAAATAGTCGTCCACCTTATGCAAAAGGACCAATAGAGGTCATAAATATGAATGAGGTGATTTATGGAAATTAA